The following nucleotide sequence is from Pseudomonas putida S13.1.2.
CGTGGCCAACAGATTGCGGCGGTGGAGGCAGAAGAGAACGTTCTTATTGTTGTTCATGCGGTATCTCTGCTTGGGATGTGCAAGGTGCCAGCAACGATCGGGCGCCGGCCTGACCCTGAGTGCGCGTGCCCCGCGCGGTTTAGCGGTCGAGTTGCTGGATCAAGGCCTCGGCGTGTGGCCATGGGCCGAAGCCCGAGGCTGGGTTGAGGTGGCCAACGGCGCCGAGATCGACCAGCTCGCTGCCCCACTCGTCGGCCATGCGGGCGACGGCTTCGAAACTCGCCAGGTGGTCGTTGCTGCTGGCCGCGACCAGGCTCTGGAATGGCAGCCGGCCGCTTGGCAGGGGTGCCCAGCCGTTGGCGCGCAGGGTGTCGGGGGTGGGGTAATTGGCCGGCCAATCGGTATCCAGGTCCGGTGGCGCGGCCAGCAAGGCGCCCTTGATCGGGCGTTGGTAGCGGGCGGCCCAGTGCGCCACCATCAGCACACCGGCACTGTGCGCGACCAGGATCACCGGGCCGTCGATGCTGGCCAGTTCGCGCTCGATCGCTTCAACGCGCGCGCTGCAGCTGAGCTTGTCGGTTTCCAGCGGTGGTACCGAGCGAACCTTGCCCAGGCGCGCTTGCAGCAGGGTTTGCCAATGTTCGGGTACATGGTCGCGCAAGCCAGGCACGATCAGCACGGTTGCGGCGGTTTGCAGTTTTTCCACGTCAGGGCCCTTGCTCTGGTCAACTCGGTCGATTGCCGACTGCTTGAAGCCAGAGTAAAGAGTCGCCCTGCCAGCCGCTTTACATTGCGCGTCACGAACTTTTCAGTTGATGACACGGCTGCTGTGTCGCCCGACCCCGGGGACCGCCGCTCGGAAATGGCTTTGCATCTGACGACACAACCGCTATAAAAGACCACCCGCCAGCGCAGCGGAAGCTCTTCAAGATCACGTGGAAAACAATAAAATGACCGTGCTCGCCCGTGCTGCAACGCTCACCAATTACCTGGAAGTTTCACGCCATCTGGGCCTCAACGGCCATGGCCTGCTGGCTCAGGCCGGCCTCAGTGCATCGCTGCTGGAAACCCCCGATCAACGCATCCCGGTGGCCGCCGCCATCAGCGTGCTGGAGGAGTCGGCGCGGCTAAGCGGCTGCGAAGCCTTCGGCCTGCGCATGGCCGAACTGCGCCAGTTGTCGGATTTCGGCGAAGTCAGCCTGCTGATCAGCCATCAGCACTCGCTGCGCGACGCCCTGCAGGTGATCGTGCAGTACCGCCACCTGCTCAACAACGCACTGGCCATCCACATCGAGGAAATCGGCAAGACGGTGATCATCCGTCAGGAGGTCATCACCGACCAGCCGATGCATAGCCGCCAGGCCATCGAGCTGGCCATCGGCGTGATGCACCGCTTCTGCTCGGCGCTACTGGGCTCGCACTGGCACCCGATCAGCGCCAACTTCACCCACGCCGCCCCCGCTGACCTGGCCATCCACCGGCGCATCTTCGGCTGCAAGCTGGAGTTCAACACTGACTTCAACGGGATTGTCTGCTCGGCATCCGACCTGGACACCACCAACCCCCAGGCCAACGAAGGCATGGCGCGGCTGGCGCGGCGTTATGTGGGGTTGCTGCAGGATGAAAACCTGCCATCGCTTACGCTTGAAGTGCGCAAGGCGATCTTCCTGCTGATGCCCATGGGCCGCGCGACTATCGAACATATCGCACAGACCCAGGGCATGAACGTGCGCACCTTGCAGCGGCGTCTGGAAGAAGAAGGCGCGACCTTCAGCGAACTGGTCAATGGCGTACGCCGCGACCTGGTGGTGCGCTATCTGGAAAGCCCTGGCTATTCGCTGGGGCGCATCGCCGATATGCTCGGCTATTCCATGCACAGCTCGTTCACCCGCTGGTTCATCAGCCAGTTCGGCCAACCGCCAGCCACCTGGCGCGCGCAGCATGAGCCGCACACACAACCCAGGCGCCACCGCAGCGCCGCCCAGGCAACCCCCAGCGTACGCTGACGGCCCTGGGCTGCGGGTTACATGCCGACGTGCATCAGACCCAGCACCAGCAGCACCAGGAACACCGTTTCGCCCACCATCAGCAAAATCGGCTTGATGCCTACGGCGGCCAGCTCCTTGAGCTGGGTTTTCATGCCCAGGGCTGCGATCGACACCACCAGGCACCCACGCGACAGCTCGTTGATACTGCCCTGTACCACCTGCGGCACCCAGCCGGTGCTGTTGACGCACGCAAGGATCAGGAAACCGACCGCGAACCACGGCAGCAACGGCGGACGCTTGCCGGTACTGTCGATGCCCTGGCGACGGGCAATCATGGCCGCGACGACAATCACTGGCACCAGCATGGCCACGCGCATGAGCTTGACCACCGTGGCGGTGTCGCCGGTTTCGGTGGACATGCTGTAGCCCGCGCCCACCACCTGCGCCACATCATGGATGGTGGCGCCAAGGAACACACCGGCGGCTTGCGGCGACAGGCCCAGGGCATTGGCGATCATCGGGTAGAGGATCATCGCCAGGGTAGACAGCGCCGACACGCCGATCACGGTGAACAGTGTGGCGCGTTCCTTCTGCGGGTGGGCGGGCAATGCAGCAGCCAGCGCCAGCGCCGCCGAAGCACCGCAGATCGCCGTGGCGCCCCCAGTGAGCATGCCGAACAAGCGCTGAAAGCCCATGGCCTTGGCCGCCACCATCGACACGCCGATGGTCACCACC
It contains:
- a CDS encoding RBBP9/YdeN family alpha/beta hydrolase; amino-acid sequence: MEKLQTAATVLIVPGLRDHVPEHWQTLLQARLGKVRSVPPLETDKLSCSARVEAIERELASIDGPVILVAHSAGVLMVAHWAARYQRPIKGALLAAPPDLDTDWPANYPTPDTLRANGWAPLPSGRLPFQSLVAASSNDHLASFEAVARMADEWGSELVDLGAVGHLNPASGFGPWPHAEALIQQLDR
- a CDS encoding AraC family transcriptional regulator; the protein is MTVLARAATLTNYLEVSRHLGLNGHGLLAQAGLSASLLETPDQRIPVAAAISVLEESARLSGCEAFGLRMAELRQLSDFGEVSLLISHQHSLRDALQVIVQYRHLLNNALAIHIEEIGKTVIIRQEVITDQPMHSRQAIELAIGVMHRFCSALLGSHWHPISANFTHAAPADLAIHRRIFGCKLEFNTDFNGIVCSASDLDTTNPQANEGMARLARRYVGLLQDENLPSLTLEVRKAIFLLMPMGRATIEHIAQTQGMNVRTLQRRLEEEGATFSELVNGVRRDLVVRYLESPGYSLGRIADMLGYSMHSSFTRWFISQFGQPPATWRAQHEPHTQPRRHRSAAQATPSVR
- a CDS encoding YeiH family protein produces the protein MSTLVFAQVNNRVRDLAPGLIVSLIAAGAASFLAEHYGAPVMLFALLLGLALNFLSADGKCNAGIEFTARSVLRLGVALLGMRITLEQMAGLGWKAVALVVILVVVTIGVSMVAAKAMGFQRLFGMLTGGATAICGASAALALAAALPAHPQKERATLFTVIGVSALSTLAMILYPMIANALGLSPQAAGVFLGATIHDVAQVVGAGYSMSTETGDTATVVKLMRVAMLVPVIVVAAMIARRQGIDSTGKRPPLLPWFAVGFLILACVNSTGWVPQVVQGSINELSRGCLVVSIAALGMKTQLKELAAVGIKPILLMVGETVFLVLLVLGLMHVGM